Below is a window of Mycolicibacterium chitae DNA.
GACATGTGCAGCGACGGCGACCCGATCTGCTCCGGTGGACGCAATCCCTTCGCGCACACCAACTACGAGTCGGGCCCCATGCCCGCCCAGGCCGCGGGATTCATCCTCCGCTGGCTCTGAGCCCGTTTCGGTACTATTGACGGGGTGGAAATCCGCCGATACTGCGCACTGTTCGGAGCCGGCGTCATCGCCGCCGCAGCCCTGCTCTTCGCACCCGCCACCGTCGCCCCGACCCCCGCGATCCCGCACGCCGCGGCCGCGCCCTGCCCGGACGTCGAGGTCGTCTTCGCGCGCGGGCGCCTGGAACCGGCCGGCGCCGGCCAGATCGGCAACGCGTTCGTCGACGCCCTGCGCGCCAAGACCGGCCAGAACATCCGCCTGTACTCGGTGAACTACCCGGCCAACAGCGAGGTGGACCTCGGCGCCAACGACATGAGCCGGCGCATCCAGGCCACCGTGGCCGACTGCCCCGACACCCGCATCGTCGTCGGTGGCTACTCGCTGGGCGCCGCGGTCGCCGATGTGGTTCTGGCCGTGCCGTTCTCGGTGTTCACCTTCAAGAACCCGCTGCCGCAGAGCTCCGAGCAGCGCATCGCCGCGGTCGCCCTGTTCGGCAACGGCATGGGCTGGGCCGGGCCCATCTCCACCTTCAGCCCGGTCTATGCCGAGCGCACCATCGAGCTGTGCCACGGGGACGACCCGATCTGCAACCCCACCGACCCGGATAACTGGGAGGCCTACTGGCCCGACCACCTGGCGCCGGCCTACATCAAGGCCGGGATGGTCAACCAGGCCGCGGACTTCGTCGCGGCCCGCCTGTAGGTCTCAGAGCTCGTCGGCGCTGCGCAGGTCGCGGGTGATCAGGGTGCGCGCGGCGAGCTGGTCGTCGGGCGGGTAGTCCACCCCGACCAGCGTGAGCCCGCGGGCCGGGGCGGCCGCGAAATCGCTGGACCGGCTGGTCTGTTCGAGCAGCCCGGCCGTCCAGTCCGCGTCGCGGCGGCCCTCCCCCACGGCCAGTAGCGCCCCGACGACCGACCGCACCATGTTCCAGCAGAACGCGTCGGCGGTGACGTGGGCGCTGACCCGGTCGCCGTCGCGCTCCCAGTCGAGCCGCTGCAGTTCGCGGATCGTGGTGGCGCCGGGACGATGCCGGCAGAAGGCCGCGAAGTCGCGCAGCCCCAACAGTTCTCGGGCGGCCTCGTTCATGGCCGCCACGTCCAGCGGCCGCGGCCACGGCGTGACGAACCGGGACTCCTGCGGATCGACGCCGTAGGGCGCCAGCGACAGCCGGTAGACGTAATGGCGGCGCAGCGCCGAGAAGCGCGCGTCGAACCCGGCCGGCGCCCGGACGATGTCCCGCACCCGGACGTCCTCGGGCAGCAAACGGCCCAATCTGCGCACCAGCGGCCGGAATTCGGGCTCGCCGTGGCGCACGGTGCGCGGGTAGGCGTGGACCAGCGCGTCGTCGGGGAGGTCGATGTGCGCGGTCTGGCCGGTGGCGTGCACGCCGGTGTCGGTACGGCCGGCGGCGCGCAACACCACCGGGGTCCGGAACACCGTCGACAAGGCCTCCTCGGCGACCCCGGCCACGGTCCGCTGGCCCCGCTGGACGGCCCAACCGGCGAAATCGGTGCCGTCGTAGGCGATGTCGAGCTTAAGACGAACATGCCCGCCACCGGAGTCGATGGCGGGCATGTTCGTGGCGTCTTCGCTACTTGGCAGCGTCATCCTCGGCGGGAGCCTCGGACTCGGTGGCCTCGGGAGCTTCGGTGGCCTCAGCTTC
It encodes the following:
- a CDS encoding cutinase family protein translates to MEIRRYCALFGAGVIAAAALLFAPATVAPTPAIPHAAAAPCPDVEVVFARGRLEPAGAGQIGNAFVDALRAKTGQNIRLYSVNYPANSEVDLGANDMSRRIQATVADCPDTRIVVGGYSLGAAVADVVLAVPFSVFTFKNPLPQSSEQRIAAVALFGNGMGWAGPISTFSPVYAERTIELCHGDDPICNPTDPDNWEAYWPDHLAPAYIKAGMVNQAADFVAARL
- the truA gene encoding tRNA pseudouridine(38-40) synthase TruA, which gives rise to MTLPSSEDATNMPAIDSGGGHVRLKLDIAYDGTDFAGWAVQRGQRTVAGVAEEALSTVFRTPVVLRAAGRTDTGVHATGQTAHIDLPDDALVHAYPRTVRHGEPEFRPLVRRLGRLLPEDVRVRDIVRAPAGFDARFSALRRHYVYRLSLAPYGVDPQESRFVTPWPRPLDVAAMNEAARELLGLRDFAAFCRHRPGATTIRELQRLDWERDGDRVSAHVTADAFCWNMVRSVVGALLAVGEGRRDADWTAGLLEQTSRSSDFAAAPARGLTLVGVDYPPDDQLAARTLITRDLRSADEL